The proteins below come from a single Caenibius sp. WL genomic window:
- a CDS encoding SDR family oxidoreductase produces the protein MGRVEGKVAIVTGAGREGNIGVAVCRALLREGAKAVVGTDMRTEQADAIAAAVAGDGHAGAFRLRQQDVTSEADWQRVIGDTVAAFGQLDVLVNNAGLSIHGGVMETSLEDLRTVMAVNHDALFLGIKHAVPHLESAIQRFPGGGAIVNNLSMASYMPNANNIGYHVSKAAGRMLTICAAQELGRKRIRVNSIHPGMTMTPILREGFEDYVRQGLWESPEAAEAALAAMGPLGISSQPEDTAHAFVYLASDESKFMTGASIYHDGAIGLRY, from the coding sequence ATGGGAAGAGTCGAAGGCAAAGTCGCGATCGTCACCGGGGCGGGGCGCGAAGGGAACATCGGCGTGGCGGTCTGCCGGGCGCTGCTGCGCGAAGGGGCGAAAGCGGTGGTCGGCACCGACATGCGCACCGAACAGGCGGACGCGATTGCCGCCGCCGTGGCGGGTGACGGCCATGCCGGGGCGTTTCGCCTGAGGCAGCAGGACGTGACCAGCGAAGCCGACTGGCAACGCGTCATCGGCGATACGGTGGCGGCGTTCGGCCAGCTCGATGTGCTGGTGAACAACGCCGGGCTGTCGATCCACGGCGGGGTGATGGAAACCTCGCTGGAGGATCTGCGCACCGTGATGGCGGTCAATCACGATGCGCTGTTCCTCGGGATCAAGCATGCCGTGCCGCATCTCGAATCCGCTATCCAGCGGTTCCCCGGCGGCGGGGCCATCGTCAACAATCTGTCGATGGCGTCCTACATGCCCAACGCCAACAACATCGGCTATCACGTGTCGAAAGCGGCGGGGCGGATGCTGACGATCTGCGCCGCGCAGGAACTGGGCCGCAAGCGCATCCGCGTCAATTCGATCCACCCCGGCATGACGATGACCCCGATCCTGCGCGAAGGGTTCGAGGACTATGTCCGCCAGGGCCTGTGGGAATCGCCCGAAGCGGCCGAAGCCGCGCTCGCCGCGATGGGCCCGCTCGGCATTTCAAGCCAGCCGGAGGATACCGCCCATGCCTTCGTCTATCTCGCCTCGGACGAATCGAAATTCATGACCGGGGCTTCGATCTACCACGATGGAGCGATCGGCCTGCGTTATTGA
- a CDS encoding SDR family NAD(P)-dependent oxidoreductase, with translation MDKMNFDGKVAIVTGAGGGLGKTYASLLAERGAKVLVNDLGGNFTGTGADAGYAAAAAEEIRARGGIAEANTNSVATSSEAKAIVADAMQRWGRVDILVNNAGIVSGGGPLETLTDEQWDKDISVAASGTFYLCREVWAQMKANDYGRIVNVCSGSWFGMGSGVPYPAAKGAVWAITRCLGSASSANNWNIRVNCIMPIAGSRMTELMGPEINALMHRDFPPHAVAPVVAMLAHEDVPCNGEMFTVGGGGYARVFAGVSTGYRATDKDWTIEDAMANFDTAFSTESFEIPKDSMDDASMYTSDVPWPMFRQFIA, from the coding sequence ATGGACAAGATGAATTTCGACGGCAAAGTGGCGATTGTCACCGGCGCGGGCGGGGGGCTGGGCAAGACCTATGCCAGCCTGCTGGCCGAACGCGGGGCGAAAGTGCTGGTCAACGATCTGGGCGGCAATTTCACCGGCACCGGGGCTGACGCGGGCTATGCCGCCGCCGCGGCCGAGGAAATCCGCGCCAGGGGCGGGATCGCCGAAGCCAACACCAACAGTGTCGCCACTTCCAGCGAGGCCAAGGCCATTGTCGCCGATGCGATGCAGCGCTGGGGCCGGGTGGATATCCTGGTCAACAACGCCGGGATCGTCAGCGGGGGCGGCCCGCTCGAAACGCTGACCGACGAACAGTGGGACAAGGACATTTCGGTTGCCGCCAGCGGCACGTTCTATCTCTGCCGCGAAGTCTGGGCGCAGATGAAAGCCAACGATTATGGCCGCATCGTCAACGTCTGTTCCGGCTCGTGGTTCGGCATGGGCTCGGGCGTGCCTTATCCCGCCGCCAAGGGCGCGGTGTGGGCGATCACCCGCTGCCTCGGTTCGGCCAGTTCGGCCAACAACTGGAACATCCGCGTCAACTGCATCATGCCGATTGCCGGCAGCCGGATGACCGAGCTGATGGGCCCGGAAATCAACGCGCTGATGCACCGCGATTTCCCGCCGCACGCGGTGGCCCCGGTGGTCGCGATGCTGGCCCACGAAGACGTGCCCTGCAACGGCGAGATGTTCACGGTGGGCGGCGGCGGGTATGCCCGTGTCTTCGCCGGGGTTTCGACTGGCTATCGCGCCACCGACAAGGATTGGACCATCGAGGACGCGATGGCCAATTTCGATACGGCGTTCAGCACGGAAAGCTTCGAAATCCCTAAGGATTCGATGGACGATGCCTCGATGTACACCTCCGATGTGCCGTGGCCGATGTTCCGCCAGTTCATCGCCTGA
- a CDS encoding alpha/beta hydrolase, translating into MPLDPQIDAMLSSMPPWPGVRHIPLAMLRQSVRDSSIAIPPAQDAVVAGVEDRTIAGPGGDLALRIYTPQGEGPFPVTLYMHGGGFVVGDLDTQDMIARALCAWGETLVISVDYRLAPEHPFPAAPDDCWAALQWAAAHAGELGGDPARLAVAGDSAGANLACALALRSRDEGGPALRAQINFYGSCNYPWPKSPSAEEFADGPLLTSDDVDWFWEQYLTDPATQQDDPLASPLRAASHEGLAPAFVATAECDPSRDDAEAFAAKLEHAGVTVARKRYPGMIHGFASWVGFLPGAREALQDAARFLKQHTGK; encoded by the coding sequence ATGCCGCTTGATCCGCAAATCGATGCCATGCTGTCCAGCATGCCGCCCTGGCCCGGTGTGCGCCACATTCCGCTGGCCATGCTGCGGCAGTCGGTGCGCGACAGTTCGATCGCGATCCCGCCCGCGCAGGATGCGGTGGTCGCCGGGGTGGAAGACCGGACGATTGCCGGGCCGGGCGGCGATCTGGCGCTGCGGATCTACACCCCGCAGGGCGAAGGGCCGTTTCCGGTTACGCTCTATATGCATGGCGGCGGTTTCGTGGTCGGCGATCTCGACACGCAGGATATGATCGCCCGGGCGCTGTGCGCGTGGGGCGAAACGCTGGTGATTTCGGTCGATTACCGGCTGGCGCCCGAACATCCGTTCCCCGCCGCGCCCGACGATTGCTGGGCCGCGCTGCAATGGGCAGCGGCCCATGCGGGCGAACTGGGCGGCGATCCCGCGCGGCTTGCCGTGGCGGGGGACAGCGCGGGCGCCAATCTCGCCTGCGCACTGGCCTTGCGGTCGCGCGATGAAGGCGGGCCTGCCTTGCGGGCGCAGATCAATTTCTACGGATCGTGCAACTATCCCTGGCCCAAGAGCCCGTCGGCCGAGGAATTCGCCGATGGGCCGCTGCTGACCAGCGACGATGTGGACTGGTTCTGGGAACAGTATCTCACCGATCCCGCCACGCAGCAGGACGATCCGCTGGCCTCGCCCTTGCGCGCGGCGAGCCATGAGGGGCTGGCGCCCGCATTCGTCGCCACCGCCGAATGCGATCCTTCGCGCGACGATGCCGAAGCGTTCGCGGCCAAGCTGGAACATGCCGGGGTGACGGTGGCGCGTAAGCGCTACCCCGGCATGATTCACGGCTTCGCCTCGTGGGTGGGCTTCCTGCCCGGCGCGCGCGAAGCGCTGCAGGATGCCGCGCGCTTCCTGAAACAACACACGGGCAAGTGA
- a CDS encoding NADP-dependent oxidoreductase, which yields MVLDSFGGPEVLHLAEIEKPVATPGNVVVQIAYASVNPADWKSREGWLARYFDYTFPFVVGFDAAGVVAEVGEGVTGLAVGDRVVTPGNQGIGERGSYAEYVRAAAERVIRLPDTIGFREAATLPTAGMTAWEATLDVGQAGAGKTVVVNGGAGGTGSFAIQLARMAGARVATTCSPRNFDYVTALGAECAIDYRQGDPYARIREWAPDGVDVVVDTVGQGTFVDVVDVMKRGGIVAPIGTLIADEPAIDPARAAAAGITVVPTISQFANQPRQLRALVEALAAGSIVAPEYTVMPLAEAGEAHRRVQEGHVRGKILLEVNAALEN from the coding sequence ATGGTTCTGGATAGCTTCGGCGGGCCCGAAGTGCTGCATCTGGCGGAAATCGAAAAGCCCGTCGCCACCCCCGGCAATGTCGTCGTCCAGATCGCTTACGCCAGCGTCAATCCGGCGGACTGGAAATCGCGCGAAGGCTGGCTGGCCCGCTATTTCGATTACACGTTCCCCTTCGTCGTCGGCTTCGATGCGGCGGGCGTGGTCGCCGAAGTGGGCGAAGGCGTCACCGGCCTCGCCGTGGGGGACCGGGTGGTGACTCCGGGCAATCAGGGCATCGGCGAACGCGGCTCCTATGCCGAATATGTCCGCGCGGCAGCCGAACGCGTCATCCGCCTGCCCGACACCATCGGCTTCCGCGAGGCCGCCACCTTGCCCACCGCCGGGATGACCGCATGGGAAGCGACGCTGGACGTGGGCCAGGCAGGGGCAGGCAAGACGGTGGTGGTCAATGGCGGCGCGGGCGGCACCGGCAGTTTCGCCATCCAGCTCGCCCGGATGGCCGGCGCGCGCGTCGCCACCACCTGCAGCCCGCGCAATTTCGACTATGTCACCGCACTCGGCGCGGAATGCGCGATCGATTACCGGCAGGGCGATCCCTACGCCCGGATTCGCGAATGGGCGCCCGATGGCGTGGATGTGGTGGTCGATACGGTCGGCCAGGGCACGTTCGTCGATGTGGTCGATGTGATGAAGCGCGGCGGCATCGTCGCCCCCATCGGCACGCTGATCGCGGATGAACCCGCCATCGATCCGGCCCGCGCCGCCGCCGCCGGAATCACGGTCGTGCCAACGATTTCCCAGTTCGCCAACCAGCCGCGCCAGTTGCGCGCACTGGTGGAAGCGCTGGCGGCGGGTTCCATCGTCGCGCCCGAATATACCGTCATGCCACTGGCCGAAGCGGGCGAAGCGCACCGCCGCGTGCAAGAAGGCCATGTGCGCGGAAAAATCCTGCTGGAAGTGAACGCCGCGCTGGAGAACTGA
- a CDS encoding LLM class flavin-dependent oxidoreductase has protein sequence MKFSIIYEAQMVDTSRENEQAVFHQIVDQAKYAEEMGFDCIWCVEHTALTQYAHMSAPETVLAFIAGATDRIHVGHGVVCLPPAMNHPVKVAERIATLDILSKGRLHFGVGKGGTQQEAGTFGYNLEELQPMIDESMYLIPKIMVQDEIEHDGTYVKIPKRPIHPSPYQDPHPPMYMACTREHTLVAAGERGIGALVLGFSGPDEIAKKNAIYREAYRNRKPEDQVGFRPTEHLAALCAATVLEDREKARKIGLRGQRFFAESIAYWYQGGPLPTIDEDLSAEEQEAILNKEKEQTIAYLSEEAIPVGDEHLSNYNVAQDAYGTPEDCIRYVQRLIDAGADEILFLFQMGGIPHDVIMETIRNIGEKVIPHFRAQAAAKQAETV, from the coding sequence ATGAAATTTTCGATTATCTACGAAGCGCAGATGGTGGACACCTCGCGCGAAAACGAACAGGCCGTGTTCCACCAGATCGTGGATCAGGCGAAGTACGCTGAAGAAATGGGCTTTGACTGCATCTGGTGCGTCGAACACACTGCCCTCACGCAGTATGCCCACATGTCGGCGCCGGAAACCGTGCTCGCCTTCATCGCCGGCGCGACCGACCGCATTCACGTCGGCCACGGCGTGGTCTGCCTTCCCCCCGCGATGAACCACCCGGTCAAGGTCGCCGAACGCATCGCCACGCTCGACATCCTGTCGAAGGGCCGTCTGCACTTCGGGGTCGGCAAGGGCGGCACGCAGCAGGAAGCGGGCACGTTCGGGTACAATCTCGAAGAACTGCAGCCGATGATCGACGAAAGCATGTACCTGATCCCGAAGATCATGGTGCAGGACGAAATCGAACATGACGGCACCTACGTGAAGATTCCGAAGCGCCCGATCCACCCCAGCCCGTATCAGGACCCGCATCCGCCGATGTACATGGCCTGCACCCGCGAACACACGCTGGTCGCCGCCGGTGAACGCGGTATCGGCGCGCTCGTGCTCGGCTTCTCCGGCCCGGACGAAATCGCCAAGAAGAACGCGATCTACCGCGAAGCCTACCGCAACCGTAAGCCTGAAGATCAAGTCGGTTTCCGCCCGACCGAACACCTCGCCGCGCTCTGCGCCGCGACCGTGCTCGAAGATCGCGAAAAGGCCCGCAAGATCGGCCTGCGCGGCCAGCGCTTCTTCGCCGAATCGATCGCCTACTGGTATCAGGGCGGCCCGCTGCCCACGATCGACGAAGATCTCTCGGCCGAGGAACAGGAAGCCATCCTCAACAAGGAAAAAGAACAGACCATCGCGTACCTCTCGGAAGAAGCCATTCCGGTGGGTGACGAACACCTGTCGAACTACAACGTCGCACAGGACGCATACGGCACGCCGGAAGACTGCATCCGCTACGTGCAGCGCCTGATCGACGCCGGTGCCGACGAAATCCTGTTCCTGTTCCAGATGGGCGGTATTCCGCACGACGTGATCATGGAAACGATCCGCAACATCGGTGAGAAGGTCATCCCGCACTTCCGTGCGCAGGCAGCAGCCAAGCAGGCTGAAACCGTTTGA
- a CDS encoding helix-turn-helix transcriptional regulator, with translation MDTPVDPQFSDLLVRLYGDLDSEHPWDAFLEALAKWLESSFATLIITAPGTHMPGTYVTPGADPHFMARYIESFFAEDPFKDLPDGKVTSFTEFISQMAMEDYSEYRDYLDVAGGEQVLAVDMRFSGQFEARFRVSRDKSKPDFAAAERTALQALVPHLRIAVSLFERLQLAGAEHAMFESATEGLGLALLVLDRNGRIISSNALAERFLTEGEGVRRAGGCLAFDTVEPRKIIADLLARPVGQTKVTRFRIERPERGDLIATARAMDLPAIHSGTGALALFLALPGDESSLEPETARELFGLTMAEARLAVTLTQGVSLVEAARRLGITHNTAKTQLRAIFAKTGARRQSQLVSILAATGA, from the coding sequence ATGGACACGCCTGTCGATCCGCAATTCTCCGACCTTCTGGTGCGCCTTTATGGCGACCTCGACAGCGAGCATCCGTGGGATGCCTTTCTCGAAGCGCTCGCCAAATGGCTGGAATCGAGCTTCGCGACTCTCATCATCACCGCCCCCGGCACGCATATGCCGGGCACTTATGTCACCCCGGGCGCCGATCCGCACTTCATGGCCCGCTATATCGAATCGTTCTTCGCGGAAGATCCGTTCAAGGATTTGCCCGATGGTAAGGTGACATCGTTCACCGAATTCATAAGCCAGATGGCGATGGAAGATTATTCCGAATATCGCGACTATCTGGATGTCGCGGGCGGCGAACAGGTGCTGGCCGTCGACATGCGTTTCAGCGGCCAGTTCGAAGCGCGTTTCCGGGTCTCGCGCGACAAGAGCAAGCCTGATTTCGCGGCGGCGGAACGGACCGCCTTGCAGGCGCTGGTGCCGCATCTGCGCATCGCCGTCAGCCTGTTCGAGAGACTGCAACTGGCCGGCGCCGAACACGCCATGTTCGAAAGCGCGACCGAAGGGCTGGGGCTCGCCCTGCTGGTGCTCGACCGCAATGGCCGCATCATCAGCAGCAATGCCCTTGCCGAACGTTTCCTCACCGAAGGCGAAGGCGTCCGGCGGGCGGGCGGTTGTCTGGCGTTCGACACGGTGGAACCGCGCAAGATCATCGCCGATCTTCTCGCCAGACCGGTGGGCCAGACCAAAGTCACCCGCTTCCGCATCGAACGGCCCGAGCGGGGCGACCTGATCGCCACCGCCCGCGCCATGGATCTGCCCGCGATCCATTCGGGGACGGGCGCGCTCGCCCTGTTCCTCGCTTTGCCGGGCGACGAATCCTCGCTCGAACCCGAAACCGCGCGCGAACTGTTCGGCCTGACCATGGCCGAAGCCCGCCTCGCGGTGACGCTGACGCAAGGGGTCTCACTGGTCGAAGCCGCCCGCCGCCTCGGCATCACGCACAACACCGCCAAGACGCAGCTGCGCGCCATTTTCGCGAAGACGGGCGCGCGCCGGCAATCACAACTGGTCAGCATTCTCGCCGCGACCGGCGCCTGA
- a CDS encoding TetR/AcrR family transcriptional regulator: MTRKRISGPERRALILAAARRIFSQYGYEGAKTLQIAREAKVSEALVYRHFPSKLALYRAVMRQVFSEQDSHFQHLGLQETNAAGLVRTLKTYFLTSIAEGAPDEEQRFRMTLASLAGDGNFASLIYRRAQRLNAKLVHEAHQNARESGEMTGKALRPANTAMFVEHIGIMISAIQALAPASRPYASDGYDLAMDAVWFCCRGLGLSDETIARYIDDEPHIPATA, encoded by the coding sequence ATGACACGAAAGCGGATTTCCGGCCCCGAGCGCCGCGCCCTGATCCTCGCCGCGGCGCGGCGCATCTTTTCCCAATATGGGTATGAAGGGGCGAAGACTCTCCAGATCGCGCGCGAGGCGAAAGTGTCCGAAGCGCTGGTCTATCGCCATTTCCCATCGAAACTCGCGCTGTACCGCGCCGTGATGCGGCAGGTGTTCAGCGAGCAGGACAGCCATTTCCAGCATCTCGGCCTCCAGGAAACCAACGCCGCCGGTCTGGTCCGCACGCTCAAGACCTATTTCCTAACCTCGATCGCCGAAGGCGCCCCGGACGAGGAGCAGCGCTTCCGCATGACTCTGGCCAGCCTTGCGGGTGACGGCAATTTCGCCAGCCTGATCTATCGCCGGGCGCAGCGGCTGAATGCCAAGCTGGTCCACGAAGCGCACCAGAACGCGCGCGAAAGCGGCGAAATGACCGGCAAGGCGCTGCGTCCGGCCAACACCGCGATGTTCGTCGAACATATCGGAATCATGATCAGCGCGATCCAGGCGCTGGCCCCGGCCTCGCGCCCCTATGCTTCGGACGGCTACGATCTGGCCATGGACGCCGTGTGGTTCTGCTGCCGCGGCCTCGGCCTCTCGGACGAAACGATCGCCCGATATATCGATGACGAGCCGCACATCCCCGCCACCGCATAA
- a CDS encoding NAD(P)/FAD-dependent oxidoreductase, with product MSSDNNGAGKALRYAVVGAGMAGILAAIKLKERGEEFTVYEKAARLGGTWRENRYPGLTCDVPAHAYTYSFEPYPEWKAFYAKGDEIQTYFEKTAEKYGVMPHIRFNSEVVSTVWDADRAVWKLGLVNGEQTEADVVIAASGVLHHPNLPAIPGLETFKGHAFHTARWDDEAPIEGAKVGLIGCGSTGIQIVTAINKKVEKLVHFQRSPQWIMPVEQFEYTEADREAFRKDPALMDAIRFSDEYIGNVRRFTDAITDFHSPEIKQIEEICQQYLDAKIADPELKQKLTPNYRAACKRLVYSWSYYDEVQNPSVYVETGGIERVEPNGVRMKDGTFHELDTLILATGFKADRFIRPTTVLGEGGVSLDDVWATRPTAYYAVTIPGFPNFFMLNGPTGPVGNFSLIDIAERQWDYIDQLIGLLRKGEATTVVPSTAAHENYEERRIAAAKNTIFGSGCASWYLDATGVPSSWPWSYDAFAEAMAAPKMEDYVVQ from the coding sequence ATGTCCTCTGATAACAACGGTGCAGGCAAGGCGTTGCGGTATGCGGTGGTTGGGGCCGGGATGGCCGGTATCCTCGCTGCGATCAAGCTCAAGGAACGTGGCGAAGAATTCACTGTCTATGAAAAGGCGGCGCGTTTGGGCGGTACGTGGCGGGAAAACCGCTATCCGGGCCTGACTTGCGACGTTCCGGCGCACGCCTATACCTACAGCTTCGAACCCTATCCGGAATGGAAAGCGTTCTACGCCAAGGGCGACGAAATCCAGACCTACTTCGAAAAGACCGCTGAAAAGTACGGCGTGATGCCGCACATCCGCTTCAACAGCGAAGTGGTTTCGACCGTGTGGGACGCGGATCGCGCGGTGTGGAAACTGGGTCTTGTCAACGGCGAACAGACAGAAGCCGATGTGGTGATCGCCGCTTCGGGCGTGCTGCACCACCCGAATCTCCCGGCAATTCCGGGGCTCGAAACGTTCAAGGGCCATGCGTTCCATACGGCGCGCTGGGATGACGAAGCGCCGATCGAAGGCGCGAAGGTCGGCCTTATCGGTTGCGGGTCCACCGGCATCCAGATTGTCACCGCGATCAACAAGAAAGTCGAAAAGCTGGTGCATTTCCAGCGTTCGCCGCAGTGGATCATGCCGGTCGAACAGTTCGAATACACGGAGGCTGATCGCGAAGCGTTCCGCAAGGACCCGGCGCTGATGGATGCGATCCGTTTCAGCGATGAATATATCGGCAATGTGCGCCGCTTCACCGACGCGATCACCGATTTCCACAGCCCGGAAATCAAGCAGATCGAGGAAATCTGCCAGCAGTATCTGGACGCCAAGATCGCCGATCCGGAACTCAAGCAGAAGCTGACGCCGAACTATCGCGCCGCGTGCAAGCGCCTAGTCTATTCCTGGTCCTATTACGACGAAGTGCAGAACCCGTCGGTCTATGTCGAAACGGGTGGCATCGAACGGGTCGAACCCAACGGCGTGCGTATGAAGGACGGCACGTTCCACGAACTCGATACGCTGATTCTGGCCACTGGTTTCAAGGCGGATCGTTTCATCCGGCCGACCACCGTGCTGGGCGAAGGCGGGGTTTCGCTGGATGACGTGTGGGCCACGCGCCCGACCGCTTACTATGCGGTCACCATCCCGGGCTTCCCGAACTTCTTCATGCTCAACGGGCCGACGGGGCCGGTCGGCAACTTCTCGCTGATCGACATCGCGGAACGGCAGTGGGACTATATCGATCAGTTGATCGGCCTGCTGCGCAAGGGTGAGGCGACGACCGTGGTTCCCAGCACCGCTGCGCACGAGAATTACGAAGAACGCCGGATCGCCGCCGCGAAGAACACCATTTTCGGTTCGGGCTGCGCGAGCTGGTATCTCGACGCCACGGGCGTTCCCTCGAGCTGGCCGTGGAGCTACGATGCTTTCGCCGAAGCGATGGCGGCGCCGAAGATGGAAGACTACGTGGTGCAATAA
- a CDS encoding SDR family oxidoreductase — MSERLAGKCIIVIGAGTGIGAATVKRLASEGARVCVADINSDAAKAVADGVVAGGGDAFAVPVDITDEASIGAAIEQAVGKLGKLDGAHVNAADLRVIFQDSDALDVDMAVFDRTIDVNLRGHLRCTRAVLPHLLANGGGAIVYTTSSAGDAAEPTRPSYAASKSGLNALMRHVASRWGREGITSNCVAPGFVMTPEMIAGGQVPEDFIKQCLTGVYSTRLGKVEDIAAMVALLLSEDGRWINGQVMHVNGGALMP, encoded by the coding sequence ATGAGCGAACGTCTGGCAGGGAAATGCATCATTGTCATCGGCGCGGGCACCGGGATCGGCGCGGCCACGGTAAAGCGGCTGGCGAGCGAGGGTGCGCGCGTCTGCGTGGCGGATATCAATAGCGATGCCGCCAAGGCCGTGGCAGACGGCGTGGTGGCCGGCGGCGGGGATGCTTTCGCGGTTCCGGTCGATATCACCGACGAAGCATCGATCGGTGCGGCCATCGAACAGGCGGTCGGCAAGCTGGGCAAGCTCGACGGTGCCCACGTCAACGCGGCGGACCTGCGGGTGATCTTCCAGGACAGCGATGCGCTCGATGTCGATATGGCGGTGTTCGACCGCACGATCGACGTCAATCTGCGCGGCCACTTGCGCTGCACCAGAGCGGTGCTGCCGCACCTGCTGGCCAATGGCGGCGGGGCAATCGTGTACACGACCTCGTCCGCAGGGGATGCGGCGGAACCTACCCGCCCATCCTATGCCGCCTCGAAAAGCGGCCTCAATGCGCTGATGCGCCACGTGGCAAGCCGCTGGGGACGGGAAGGGATCACTTCCAACTGCGTGGCGCCGGGTTTCGTGATGACCCCTGAAATGATTGCGGGCGGGCAGGTGCCTGAAGACTTCATCAAGCAATGCCTGACCGGGGTATACAGCACGCGGCTGGGCAAAGTGGAGGATATCGCCGCGATGGTCGCCCTGTTGCTGTCGGAGGATGGCCGCTGGATCAACGGGCAGGTGATGCATGTCAACGGCGGGGCGCTGATGCCCTGA
- a CDS encoding LysR family transcriptional regulator — MNLRRLQYFVTLVEQGSFVRAAKVLHISQSALSHAIRLLEEEVGLTLLDRNKSGTKPTIVGAQLLRDARNVLREATTLKRNAQALAQTAGGDVRFGFAPLPATLWLADVLGALARDHPGIGAVASVGAVSEQMAQLEADAIEFFVGARHPLCDADELDVLPFAQLPMNFIVRAGHPLLQQAAVRAEDLSAYALACITTDIQVASDEKSAPWFQNREISVLCDDCQVLFELTANSDVIWLASGALVHKAPERLAVLPVEVEGVPASIELVIASHAGRSLSPAAELVIATARNLVGQF, encoded by the coding sequence ATGAACCTGCGGCGGCTGCAATACTTCGTCACCCTGGTGGAGCAGGGCAGTTTCGTCCGCGCCGCCAAGGTGCTGCACATTTCCCAATCCGCGCTGAGCCACGCCATCCGCTTGCTGGAGGAGGAAGTAGGGCTGACCTTGCTCGACCGGAACAAGAGCGGGACCAAGCCCACCATCGTCGGCGCGCAATTGCTGCGCGATGCCCGCAATGTCCTGCGCGAAGCGACGACGCTGAAGCGCAACGCGCAAGCCCTGGCGCAGACTGCCGGCGGCGATGTGCGCTTCGGTTTCGCGCCCTTGCCGGCGACGCTTTGGCTGGCGGATGTCCTGGGCGCGCTGGCCCGTGATCACCCTGGTATCGGTGCGGTCGCATCGGTGGGTGCGGTGTCCGAGCAGATGGCCCAGCTCGAAGCCGATGCCATCGAATTCTTCGTGGGTGCGCGTCACCCGCTGTGCGATGCCGATGAACTGGACGTCCTGCCTTTCGCCCAATTGCCGATGAACTTCATCGTGCGGGCAGGGCATCCGCTCCTGCAGCAGGCGGCTGTCCGGGCAGAAGATCTTTCGGCCTATGCCCTTGCCTGCATCACCACTGATATTCAGGTGGCCAGCGATGAAAAAAGCGCACCCTGGTTCCAGAACCGGGAAATTTCGGTGCTGTGCGATGATTGCCAGGTGTTGTTCGAACTCACCGCCAATTCGGATGTGATCTGGCTGGCTTCGGGAGCGTTGGTGCACAAGGCGCCGGAGCGGCTCGCGGTTCTGCCCGTCGAGGTGGAGGGCGTCCCTGCATCCATCGAACTGGTCATCGCCTCGCATGCGGGGCGCAGTCTTTCGCCGGCGGCTGAACTGGTCATCGCCACGGCACGGAACCTTGTCGGCCAGTTCTAA
- a CDS encoding sterol desaturase family protein: MTGGALDGLGNYGLFYLISGLSVLALEIIAGRHRGIYSRSEWLINLLCAAIGMAAIRPLLSIAGALVFVILLPGRQGMLAHASVGLTFAIGLLVTEFLFYWVHRLAHEGKGKRGMDWLWQLHRTHHSARYMNIILLIRQHPLWPIVQPQTWVVAFLLYAEQPVAAASIAVSVYAWNLITHSNFRWDDRVRAMPMIGPMFRAMEHVLVSPGIHHTHHGYGKDGANYRNFGLIFSIYDTLFGTLHIPEGRPWKYGLPGTDASWKEQVLYPLVRPPAKKR; this comes from the coding sequence ATGACCGGCGGAGCTTTGGATGGCCTCGGCAATTACGGGCTGTTCTACCTGATTTCCGGCCTCAGCGTTCTAGCCCTAGAGATCATCGCCGGGCGGCATCGCGGAATCTATTCGCGATCCGAATGGCTGATCAACCTGCTGTGCGCGGCCATCGGCATGGCAGCTATCCGTCCGTTGCTTTCCATCGCGGGCGCATTGGTCTTCGTCATACTCTTGCCCGGACGGCAGGGGATGCTTGCGCATGCTTCGGTCGGCCTCACCTTTGCCATCGGATTGCTGGTAACGGAATTCCTGTTCTACTGGGTTCACCGCCTGGCGCACGAAGGGAAAGGCAAACGGGGAATGGACTGGCTCTGGCAGCTTCACCGCACCCACCATTCCGCTCGCTATATGAACATCATCCTGCTGATCCGCCAACATCCGCTGTGGCCCATCGTGCAGCCGCAAACCTGGGTCGTCGCCTTCCTGCTCTATGCAGAACAACCGGTTGCCGCCGCGTCGATCGCCGTATCGGTCTATGCCTGGAATCTCATCACCCACAGCAACTTCCGCTGGGACGATCGCGTGCGCGCCATGCCAATGATCGGCCCCATGTTCCGCGCCATGGAGCATGTGCTCGTCTCGCCGGGTATCCATCACACACATCACGGCTATGGCAAGGACGGTGCGAACTACCGCAATTTCGGCCTGATCTTCTCAATCTACGATACGCTGTTCGGCACCTTGCATATTCCGGAAGGGCGGCCCTGGAAATACGGTCTCCCCGGCACCGACGCTTCCTGGAAGGAACAGGTTCTCTATCCGCTGGTACGGCCTCCCGCAAAAAAGCGCTGA